In Suttonella indologenes, one genomic interval encodes:
- a CDS encoding glycosyltransferase family 90 protein encodes MGVIDMNSLLAKKLGRYHRRLHKFAFYFSHAGLELLPNFLLEKDYKNVLADMEKLTDDKRVRILSRCDYYHRLNSSFYIDNPDAYCGNFPRQKPSAYYYDLAPLLHYFPENNGFYYEFGDVIHVPKVPSFVKSRPIMNQGNENSILLKLDSVRHFYVLPDHIPFKKKKSMLLWRGAAHQTHRLDFLERYHHLPRLDVACVHEKSRDKAYHGSYLTIPEQLEYKYILSIEGNDVATNLKWIFYSNSLCFMCRPRYETWLMEGALEPNVHYVLLRDDYADIEEKLDYFESHPEAALDIIHNAQMWMQQFMDKDKERLLSLLVMEKYFRLSGQL; translated from the coding sequence TTGGGTGTAATTGATATGAATTCATTATTGGCTAAAAAATTAGGTCGTTATCATCGTCGTCTGCATAAATTTGCGTTTTATTTCTCTCATGCGGGTTTAGAATTGTTGCCGAATTTTCTGCTAGAAAAGGATTATAAAAACGTATTGGCAGATATGGAAAAGTTAACAGATGATAAGAGAGTACGCATTTTATCGCGTTGTGATTATTATCATCGCTTGAATTCAAGTTTTTATATAGATAATCCTGATGCTTATTGCGGCAATTTTCCTCGTCAAAAACCCTCTGCTTATTATTATGATTTAGCACCTTTATTGCATTATTTTCCTGAGAATAATGGATTTTATTATGAGTTTGGCGATGTTATTCATGTGCCGAAAGTACCAAGTTTTGTGAAAAGTCGCCCTATTATGAATCAGGGAAATGAAAATTCTATTCTATTGAAGTTAGATAGTGTTCGGCATTTTTATGTTCTGCCCGATCATATCCCTTTTAAAAAGAAAAAGTCTATGTTGTTATGGCGCGGTGCGGCACATCAAACGCATCGCTTAGATTTTTTAGAGCGTTATCATCATTTGCCGCGTTTGGATGTGGCTTGCGTGCATGAAAAATCGCGTGATAAAGCTTATCATGGTTCTTATTTAACGATTCCTGAGCAATTAGAATATAAATATATTTTAAGTATTGAGGGTAATGATGTGGCGACTAATTTAAAATGGATTTTCTATTCCAATTCTCTTTGTTTTATGTGTAGGCCGCGTTATGAAACTTGGCTGATGGAAGGCGCTTTAGAACCTAATGTGCATTATGTGTTGTTGCGCGATGATTATGCCGATATAGAAGAAAAATTGGATTATTTCGAGAGTCATCCGGAGGCGGCTTTAGATATTATTCATAATGCGCAGATGTGGATGCAGCAATTTATGGATAAAGATAAGGAGCGTTTGTTGAGTCTTTTAGTGATGGAGAAATATTTTCGCCTTTCCGGGCAATTATGA
- a CDS encoding SLC13 family permease, with protein MITQQPASENVQNSELLTTQQFATNFRGLVITGIAAVAAYAFYLWLKSPTGAGYELNASKGLAVLLFVAIMWFTEAVHITITALMVPVLAATLKFPDTNIKTALAGFADPTIYIFFGGFALAAALHIQKLDRKIAIWILSLSRGNMLIAVLLLFGVTAFLSMWISNTATAAMMLPLALGMMAHLDRGKERKTFVFVLLGIAYCASIGGLGTLVGSPPNMIAAKSLGLDFYGWMKMGIPMMLLILPLMVFSLYALLKPNLKEKVSIQEENIPWTLHRIIAMLIFICTAGAWILSSKIKAHFGIANSDTVIALAAAIAVIVFGTCRWKDIANNTDWGVLLLFGGGLSLSALLQNTGASAALGKQMAETFGGTHPLIIILAVSAFIIFLTEFTSNTASAALLVPVFTGIAAQMGMPKEVLVFVIGIGASCAFMLPVATPPNAIIFGSGLIEQKEMLSVGLLLNILCVLLVGLWAYFVLI; from the coding sequence CTGCTGACTACCCAGCAATTCGCAACGAATTTCCGCGGCTTGGTCATCACAGGCATTGCCGCTGTCGCCGCCTACGCTTTCTATTTGTGGCTGAAAAGCCCTACAGGTGCAGGCTATGAACTCAATGCCAGCAAAGGACTGGCGGTGCTGCTCTTTGTCGCCATCATGTGGTTTACCGAAGCCGTACATATCACGATTACCGCCCTCATGGTGCCCGTGCTTGCCGCCACCCTCAAATTCCCCGACACCAACATCAAAACCGCCTTAGCCGGTTTTGCCGATCCCACAATTTATATCTTCTTCGGCGGCTTTGCCTTGGCGGCGGCACTGCACATTCAAAAACTCGACCGCAAAATCGCCATTTGGATTTTATCGCTCTCGCGCGGCAATATGCTTATCGCCGTCCTGCTTCTCTTCGGCGTAACCGCCTTTTTATCGATGTGGATCAGCAACACCGCCACCGCCGCCATGATGCTACCCTTGGCACTCGGCATGATGGCGCATTTAGACCGCGGCAAAGAACGCAAAACCTTTGTTTTCGTGCTGCTCGGCATCGCTTACTGCGCCAGTATCGGCGGCTTGGGTACATTAGTCGGCTCGCCGCCGAATATGATTGCCGCCAAATCCCTAGGGCTGGATTTCTACGGCTGGATGAAAATGGGCATACCGATGATGCTCCTCATTCTGCCGCTGATGGTATTTTCGCTCTATGCGCTGCTTAAACCCAATCTCAAAGAAAAAGTCTCGATTCAAGAAGAAAACATCCCTTGGACGCTGCACCGCATCATTGCCATGCTCATCTTTATCTGCACCGCCGGCGCATGGATATTGAGCAGCAAAATCAAAGCGCATTTCGGCATCGCCAATTCCGATACCGTCATCGCACTTGCCGCCGCCATTGCCGTCATCGTCTTCGGCACCTGCCGCTGGAAAGACATCGCCAATAACACCGACTGGGGCGTACTCCTGCTCTTCGGCGGTGGTCTCAGCCTCAGCGCCCTATTGCAAAACACCGGCGCCTCTGCGGCCTTAGGCAAGCAAATGGCGGAAACCTTCGGCGGCACACATCCGCTTATCATCATACTTGCCGTATCCGCCTTTATTATTTTCCTCACCGAATTTACCAGCAACACCGCTTCCGCCGCCCTGCTCGTGCCGGTCTTCACCGGCATTGCCGCACAAATGGGCATGCCCAAAGAAGTCCTCGTCTTTGTAATCGGCATCGGCGCTTCCTGTGCCTTCATGCTGCCGGTTGCCACACCGCCGAATGCCATCATCTTCGGCAGCGGCCTGATTGAGCAAAAAGAAATGCTCAGCGTCGGCTTACTGCTGAACATACTCTGCGTACTGCTTGTCGGACTGTGGGCATATTTCGTATTAATATAA